Below is a window of Paraburkholderia kururiensis DNA.
GATCCACACCTTCATCGACACGATGACGGTGCGCGCACCCTACACCACGCTCATGCGTGCCATGCACATTCACCCGACCGTGAGTGAGCTCGTGCCCACGCTGCTGGGCGGGCTCGAGCCGCTCGTCTGAGCGCGGCAACGCAGGTCGCGTGAAACCCGACATCGCAGTCGACGTGAGGACCACCATGCCCCCCGACATGCCCCGCGCCCGAACGCCCGAAGCGGGCAATCTGTTCGACTTCACCTCGCCTCGTGCGCCGACAGCGCTTGCGGCGCTTGCCGCCATGTCGTCCGACGAGGAGCGCTTCGACACCCTCGTCGACGACCGCGAAGTGACGATCGAGCGCATCGTCTCCACAGGGCAGGCGAGCCCGCCCGGCTTCTGGTATGACAATCCGCGCGACGAATGGGTGGTGCTGCTCGCGGGCGGCGCGGCGCTCGAATTCGAAGGCGAGCCGTCGATCCGGACACTGCGCCGCGGAGATTACCTGCGCATTCCGGCGCATTGCCGGCATCGCGTGGTCTACACGGAGTTCGAGGCGCCCGATGCCCCCACCGTGTGGCTCGCCGTCCATTTCATCGCGCATGGCGCGGCGGCGTGAGTGCGCGCCAGTGGGTGATGCATCTGCCGCGGCTGCATCGGCGATAATCGTCCGCTTCCTTCTACTCACCGCGGATCGCGACGATGCTCGCTCTCAAACTCGCGCTCGTTCCGGCTTTTCTCGTTTCGCTGGCCCTGGCCGCGCGCGTCTGGGGGCCGGCCGTGGCGGGTTGGCTCGCCGGCCTGCCCGTGGTGGCGGGGCCGATCGTACTGCTGCTCGTGCTCGAACGCGGGGCGGCATTCGGCGTACGCGCCTGCGCCGCTTCGATTGCGGCGATTGCCGCGTCCGAAGCGTTCAATTTCGCCTATGCCGCTACCTGCCGCCGTCCACGGTGGGAAGCCCGCTGGCCGCTCGCGCTGAGTGCCGGCCTGGCGGCGTGGTTGATGGTGGCCGCGCTGCTCGTGCATTTGCCGGACGGCGTGGGCTGGGCCTTCGGCGCGGCGGGCGTGGCTGTCGCCATCTCGCAGACGTGGTTGCCGCGCGCGCACGGTCCGGTGCCGGCTGCACGCGTCACTCGCGCCGATCTCGTGCTGCGCATGGCGATGGGCGCCGCGTTGACGCTCGCCGTGACGCAGTTGTCCGCGTCGCTGGGGGCGGCGTGGAGCGGGGTGCTTTCGGTGTTTCCGCTGCTCGGCATCGTGCTGGCCGTGTCGGCGCAGCGCGCGCATGGGGCGGATTTCGTCGCGCGGCTGATGCGGGGCATGGTGGTGGGGCGGGCGTCGTTCGCGGCGTTCTTCGCCGTGGCCGCGGCGCTGCTGCCGCATGCCGGCACGCCGGCGGCGTTCGGTGGCGCGGCGCTCGCGTCGGTCCTCGTGCAGGGCATGACGAAGCGCTGGCTGCGCGGCGCAGGCCGTGTGGTGCAAACGACGCCCGATCTGCATTGTTCATCGCTGCCCTGAAATCATGCTCTCGACCCGAACCTCGCCCGTTCATCGCATCGGTCTGATCTCCGACACGCACAACCTCGTGCGTCCCGAGGCGCTGCGGCATCTGCAAGGCTGCGACGCCATCGTGCATGCGGGCGACATCTGCGACCCCGCGGTGCTCGACGCGCTCGCCGGTATCGCGCCCGTCACCGCCGTGCGCGGCAACAACGACGTGGGCGCGTGGGCCGACCCGTTGCCGCTGCACGTTACGCTGACGGTGCAGGAGCGGACCATTCTCGTCGTCCACGACATCGCCGATCTTCCTGCGGCGCGCGAGGCGCTGGGCGAGCCCGCCATCGACGTCGTGGTTACCGGTCATTCGCACAAGCCGCTGATCGAGACGCGCGACGGCGTGCTGTTCGTGAACCCCGGCAGCGCCGGGCCGCGGCGCTTCAAGCTGCCGGTGTCGGCGGGAATGCTCGTGATCGAGGCGGGCCGCGTGTCGGCGACGCTCGCCCGGCTCGTCGAGTAACACCGGTGTTGCAGGTGGGCGGTGGGTGGTGTCGATGGCGCGGGTGGTCGCTGGTCGCTGCCGGCGCGAACAGAGGCGGCTCAAACGCGACTCGCTCGAAGCTCGACAGGCCGAACGTGGCAGAGCCGAGCGCGATGGCGCAAACGTGACGGCTCGAACGTCACGCCCAAACACGAAGGCGTGAACGATACGGCCGCAATGTGACGAATTACAAACGCACGGCCCACACGACCCAACCACACGACCCGCCTCGACCCCGAAAACGCTTTTACACCTGCATCGCCACCGCATACTCCTCGTCGTTGTCCAGTTCTTCGGCCACGCGGTGTCCGCGCAGCACCGCGTGGGCTTCGGCGTGCGAGGCGACGCAGGGTGCGGAACCCGGCAGCGGCTTGCGCGCCGTTTCGCGCAGTGCCGCCACGGCTGCCATTCCGATCACCGAGGCGCCCATCAGATAGTAGGCGGGCATCATCAGGTTGCCGGTGGCCTCCACGAGCCACGCGGTGACGAGCGGCGTCGTGCCGCCGAACAGCGACACGGACACGTTGAAGCCGATGGCGAGCGCGCCGTAGCGGATGGAAGTCGGAAAGAGAGCGGGCAGGGCGGCGGGCATCACGCCCGTGAAGCACGAGAGCAGGGTGCCGAGTATCAGCAGCCCGCCGAAGACCGGCAGCATCTCGCCCGTGCGGATGAGCAGCAGCGCGGGAATCGAAAGCACGAGGAGTCCGATGCAGCCCGCGAGCATCACGGGCTTGCGGCCGAGCGTGTCCGAGAGGTGGCCGGCGGCGAGCGTCATCGGCATCATCAGCACCATGACGATCAGCACGAGAAAGAGGCCATGCGTCTCGTTGAAATGCAGCGTCGCCGAGAGGTAGCTCGGCAGGTACGAGAGCGCCATGTAGTCCGTGACGTTGAAGATCAGCACGAGCCCCACGCACAGCACGAGCGGGCGCCACTGCTGCGCAAGCATCTGGCGGAACGTGGGTTGCGGCTGAGCCTTGTCGGCGGCCTCGCGCGCTTCCACCTCGCGCCGGAACGCGGGCGTTTCTTCGAGCTTCATGCGGATATAGAGGCCCACGAGCCCGAGCGGCCCGGCGATCAGGAACGGCACGCGCCAGCCCCACGAGAGCAGCGCGCTTTCTGAAAGCGTCGCGGTGAGCAGCGCCACCGTGCCCGCGCCCAGCACGTAGCCGATCAGCGTGCCGAATTCGAGGAAGCTGCCCATGAAGCCGCGCCGCTTGTCCGTCGAGTATTCGGCGATGAAGGTGGCGGCGCCTCCGTATTCGCCGCCCGTCGAGAAGCCTTGCACGAGGCGCGCGACGAGAAGCAGCACGGGCGCGAGAATGCCGATCGTCGCGTAATCGGGAATCAGGCCGATCGCGAACGTGCCGCAGGCCATCATGATCATCGTCATTGCGAGCACGCGCTGGCGTCCGATGCGGTCGCCGAGCGGTCCGAACACCGTGCCGCCCACCGGCCGCACGAGAAACGCGGCCGCGAACGTGCCGAACGTTGCGATCAATTGGGCGGAAGCACTGCTGGACGGGAAGAACACTTTGCCAAGCGTGACGGCGATGTAGCTGTACACGCCGAAGTCGAACCACTCCATCGCGTTGCCGAGCGCCATGGCGCCCACTGCGCGTTTGAGCAGACTGTGATCGACGACGGTGACGTCGTCGAGGGTGAGACGGGCGTTGCCGTTGTTGCTGCCGTTTTCTGCGTTTCGCCAGAAGCCGTTGGTGGATGCGGTCAAGGTCTTGAACTCCTGTGACTGCGGCCGAGCGCGTGAGCGGTCCGCCACGGTTGCCGGGAGAGTGCGGTTTCGCGAGAAGCGCCGTGCGCGGGCTGAACGGCCTGGCGGCAGACGCCGCGCAAGCGGTTGCCTTGACGGCAGGTGACGGCCCGTTCAGCGAACGAAAAAACGATGCCTCATGAAGCCGGGCCTCGTGGCCGGCACCTCGTGCGGATCGTCGCGAAGTTGCACTCGTCAAAGGTGCTGGTTTCGCATCAGGGCAGCTCGATGCTGCTCAGGAGAACGATGCGAAAGCAGACGCTTGATGGCGCCGCCTGGCCCGTCGGGTGACGGAGGCTGGCTTGCGCCGTTGAAAGAACAGGTCAACCGGCTCGACGGGAAGTGCACGCCTGTGCGACGGAACCCGGAGGCGTATTGAACGCGAATGAAGGTGAATTGCTGTTGAAAACGGGGTGCATGTTAGCACGATGACGGAAGATCGTGCAAACCGGCCGGGGCATGGCCTGGACCGGGAGGCAGGCCGGCCGGTCCAGCGGCTGCTGGACCGCGGTGGCAACGGGCGGCCTTGCGGCACAAAGATGAGCGACGTACCCGCGCTGGGCGGCGCTACTGCGACTCGCCGCAAACGGGGCTCACACTCGGGCGAGCGACGCCGCTCGCCACGCCGAAATCCTCAGCCCTGCGCAGGCGGCACGTAGCCCGAAGCCTGGTCCGCGCCTTCGCCGAAGAAGAACTTCTCCGTCTGCTTCATGAGGTACTGGCGCGCCCGCGGGTCGGCCATGTTGAGGCGGTTCTCGTTGATCAGCATCGTCTGCTGCTTGAGCCACGCCTGCCACGCTTCCTTCGAAATGCCTTCGTAGATGCGCTTGCCGAGTTCGCCCGGCAGGGGCGGGAAATCGAGGCCTTCGGCTTCCTTGCCGAGCTTCGCGCATTGAACCATACGAGCCATGCTGTGCTTCTCCTTCCTGAGATTCGAATGATCGCGGGTGAGGTCTCGCGATGCCGTGTTGGATCGGTTGATCGGTATAGGGGCCGTGCCTCGGTGACTCCGGGGCGGCCCGGTTTCTGTTGCCTCGCTGCGCAGGCAAGACGGGAGGGACGCGCGTGCAGCCGCGCTGCCCCGTTCCCACTCAAAGCTGCTTCATCAGCACGAGCGACTTGCGCTGCCAGTTGTAGAGCCGGCGCCGGTCTTCGGGCAGGTCGTCCACGGACGCCTTCACGAAGCCGCGCTTGAGGAACCAGTGTTCCGTGCGCGTGGTGAGCACGAAAATGCGCGTGAGGCCACGTGCCCGCGCGCGCTGCTCGATGCGCTTCAGGAGCCGCTCGCCGTCGCCAGCGCCCTGGGCTTCCGGCGCGACCGTGAGGCACGCCATTTCGCCGATGCGCTCCTGCGGATACGGATACAGCGCGGCACAGCCGAACAGCACGCCGTCGTGCTCGATGACCGAGAAGTGGTCGATGTCGCGTTCGATCTGGTGCCGCCCGCGCCGCACGAGCGTGCCGTCTGCCTCGAGCGGCTCGATCAGCGTGAGGATGCCGCCCACGTCGTCCGGCGAGGCTTCGCGCAGGCTCTCCAGGTTCTCGTACGAGATCATGGTGCCCACGCCGTCGTGCAGGAACAGTTCGAGCAGGATGCTGCCGTCGAGCGAGTACGGAATGATGTGGGCGCGCGCCACGCCGCCGCGGCAGGCGCGAATGGCATGTTTCAGATAGAACCCGGCGTCGCCCGAGACCGCACCGCTTTCCAGCAGCCGATAGGCGTCGTCGAGCGACATTTCGCGGATCAGTTCGCCGTCTTCGTCGTAGAGGCCCGGCGTTTCCGTGAGGAACACCATCTTGTCGGCGCGCAGTGCGATGGCCGCGGCGGACGCGACGTCTTCCATCGAGAGATTGAACGCCTCGCCCGTGGGCGAAAAGCCGAGCGGCGAGAGCAGCACCAGCTTGCGGCTGGCGAGCGAGTGCCGGATGGAGTCGGCATCGATCTTGCGCACGAGGCCCGTGTGCTGGAAATCGACGCCGTCGAGAATGCCGACGGGCCGAGCCGTCACGAAGTTGCCCGAGACCACGCTGATGTGCGCGTGCGCCATCGGCGTGTTCGGCAGACCCTGGCTGATGGCGGCCTCGATGTCGAGGCGCACTTCGCCCGCGGCTTCCTTTGCGGATTCGAGCGCGCGCGCGTTGGTGATGCGCATGCCGTGCGAGAACTCGGACTCAACGCCGTGCAGGCTCATCTGCTCTTCGACCTGCGGGCGCGAACCGTGCACGAGCACGATCTGGATTCCCATGGCCTGCAGGAGCGCGATGTCGGAAACGAGTGCGTTGAGCAGGTTCTGATGCACGACCTCGCCGCCGAAACCCACGACGAACGTCTTGTTGTTGAAGCGGTGGATGTAGGGCGCGACCGATCGCATCCACTCGACGAACTGGGCGTGATGGAGAGCGGTTTCAGGGTCGCCGGAAGCGGCCGGCGCGCCCTCGGACGTGGGGATGAGGTCGGTTTGTGAATTCATGCCGGGATTATAATGCGCCCCCATGTCGAATGTACCCAAAAGTCCTGCGCCGACGCGCTCGTCCGCACCACGAGACGCCGTGCGTGAAGGCGCAGGCGAAGCCGCTCACGAAGCAGCACGCGAAGCCGGCCGCGAGACGAAGGCGCGCCGGCCGGTCGCGCCCAATCCCGTTCCTCCCATCACGTTTCCCGAAGCGCTGCCGGTATCCGGCCGGCGCGAGGAAATCGCGCGCGCCATCGCGGGCCACCAGGTGGTGATCGTGAGTGGCGAGACGGGCTCCGGCAAGACGACACAGTTGCCGAAGATCTGCCTTGCGCTGGGACGCGGGCGCGGCGCCGGCGGCGCGGGGCTGATCGGTCATACGCAGCCGCGCCGGATCGCGGCGTCGGCCACCGCGCGGCGTATCGCCGAGGAACTGGGCACGCCGTTCGGCGAGGTGGTGGGCTACAAGGTGCGCTTCACGGACAACCTCGCGCCCGGCGCGTCGGTCAAGCTGATGACCGACGGCATCCTGCTCGCCGAAACGCAGACCGATCCGCTTCTGAAGGCGTACGACACGCTCATCATCGACGAGGCGCACGAGCGCAGTCTCAACATCGACTTCCTGCTCGGCTATCTGAAAGAGATCCTGCCGCGCCGGCCGGACCTCAAGCTGATCGTCACGTCGGCGACCATCGACGCCGAGCGCTTCGCGCGCCACTTCGGCAGCGAAGCGCGGCCCGCGCCCGTGATCGAAGTGAGCGGGCGGCTTTATCCCGTCGAGATGCGTTACCGGCCGGTGGTGGGCGCGAGCCCCGCGATCAAGGCCGCGGAAGGGACGGCGGGCCGGGCGCGCGCAAGGCCGGGTCAGGACGCGGCCGGCCAGGGCGGCGCGCGCCGTAGCGAGCGCGGCGGCGCAGGCGAGCCGTCCGAGCGCGACCTCATGGACGCGATCGTCGATGCCGTCGACGAACTGTGCCGCGAAGGCCCCGGCGACGTGCTCGTGTTTCTGCCCGGCGAGCGCGAGATTCGCGAAGCCGCCGAGTCGCTGCGCAAGCATCATCCGCCGCACACGGAAATCCTGCCGCTTTTCGCGCGTCTTTCCGCGGCCGAGCAGGAACGCGTGTTCCGGCCGTCGAACGCGCGCCGCATCGTGCTCGCCACCAACGTCGCCGAAACTTCGCTCACGGTGCCGGGCATCCGTTACGTGGTGGACACGGGCCTCGCGCGCGTGAAGCGCTACTCGTACCGCAACAAGGTGGAGCAGCTTCAGGTGGAACCGGTCTCGCAGGCCGCCGCGAACCAGCGCGCGGGCCGCTGCGGCCGCGTGGCCGACGGCGTCTGCATCCGCCTCTTTGATCAGACCGACTTCGAGGCGCGGCCGCGCTTCACGGACCCGGAGATCCTGCGCTCGTCGCTCGCCGCCGTGATTCTGCGCATGAAGTCGCTGCACCTGACGGCGATCGAAACGTTTCCGTTCATCGAACCGCCGCCGGGCCGCGCCATCGCGGACGGCTACCAGCTGCTCAACGAGCTGGGCGCCGTGGACGACGACAACGCGCTCACGCCGCTTGGCCGCGAACTCGCGCGGCTGCCGCTCGATCCGCGCGTGGGCCGCATGATTCTCGCCGCGCGTGATCAGCAGGCGCTGCGCGAAGTACTCGTGATCGCGAGCGCGCTGTCGGTGCAGGACCCGCGCGACCGGCCGCTCGAAGCCCAGGCGCAGGCCGACGAAGCGCATCGCCGCTTCGCCGACGAACGTTCCGAATTCCTGCAGTGGCTGAAGATCTGGGCCTGGTTCGAGGAAGCGATCACGCACAAGAAGTCGAACCGTCAACTGATGGACGCCTGCCGCGCAAACTTCCTCTCGCAGATGCGCCTGCGCGAATGGCGCGACGTGCACTCGCAATTGCTCACCGTCGTGCGCGAGCACGGCTGGCGGCTCAACGAGGCCGACGCCACGTTCGAGCATATCCATCTCGCGCTGCTCACCGGGTTGCTCGGCAACATCGGCCTGAAGGCCGAAGACGAGCCGTACTACCTCGGCGCGCGCAGCATCAAGTTCCACCTGTGGCCGGGCTCGGCGCTCGTGAAGAAGGCGGGGCGCTGGGTGATGGCCGCCGAACTCGTGGAAACGAGCCGGCTCTATGCGCGCACCATCGCGAAGATCGAGCCGGAATGGGTGGAGCGCGTGGGCGCGCATCTGCTGCGCAAATCGCTCTCCGAGCCGCATTGGGAAAAGCGCGCGGCGCAGGTGACGGCCTTCGAGCGTGCCGTGCTCTACGGACTGCCCATCTATCAGCGGCGGCGCGTGAGCTTCGGTCGGCAAGACCCGGCCCGCGCGCGCGAACTGTTCATCCGCGGCGCGCTGGTGGAAGGCGAGTTCGAGACGAAGCTGCCGTTCTTCGCGCACAACCGCAAGCTGCTCGCCGACATCGAACAGCTCGAACACAAATCGCGCCGCCAGGACGTGCTGGTCGACGACGAACTGATCTACGCGTTCTACGACAAGGTGGTGCCGAAGGGGATTTACACCGGCGCCGCGTTCGAACGCTGGTATCGCGACGAGGCGAAGAAACTGGGCGGCGGCGAAGAAACACGCCTGCTCTACCTCTCGCGCGACGACCTGATGCGCCACGAGGCCGCCGGCGTCACGACCGATCTGTTCCCGAAACGCATGACGATGGCCGGCGTGCCGATGGCGCTCGGCTACCACTTCGAGCCCGGCTCGCCGCGCGACGGCGTCACGCTCACGGTGCCGCTGCACGCGCTCAATCAGGTGGATGCACGCCGCTGCGAGTGGCTCGTGCCCGGCATGGTGAAGGAGAAGGTGCAGTTGCTGTTGAAGTCGCTACCGCAGAAGCTGCGCCGCCATTGCGTGCCGCTGCCCGAGTACGCCGCGGCGTTTGCGGATCGCCACGCGGGCGAGCGCTTCGGCGCGGGCGGCCTGCTGGATGCGCTGATTGCCGACGTGCGCGAGGAAAAGCAGATCGCGCTGAAGCTCGCGGACTTCAAGCTGGAAACGCTGCCCGCGCACCTGTTCATGAACTTCAAGGTGATCGACGAGCACGGGCGCCAGCTTGCGATGGGCCGCAATCTCGCGCAACTGCGCGCCGAGCTGGGCGCCCAGGCGCAGCAGCAGTTCCAGCGGATCGTGGCCGACGCGGCAGCGGTCGGGCAGGGCGCGGCAACGGGGTCCGGTTCCGGCCCGGCGGGACGGGCGGGTGGGCCGTCGAGCGCGCGGCCTGCCGCCACGGGCGAAGGTGCACAACACGGCGAGGCGGGCAGCGGGGCGCGAGCGTCGTCCTCGTCCCGAGCCACGCCGGGTCATGCCGCACCGTCTACGGACATCGCAGCCCCCGCCACCGCGCTCTACGAAAACCTGACCACGTGGAATTTCGGCAAGCTGCCGGAGCTGCTCGAAATTCGCCGCGGCGGACAGACGCTGTTCGGCTACCCCGCGCTCGTGGACCGCGCCACGCATTGCGACGTCGAAGTATTCGATTCGCCCGACGAGGCGGCGCGCATCCATCGCGCGGGTTTGCGGCGTCTGTTCGCGCTGCAGTTGCGCGAGCCGATCCGCTATCTGGAGAAAAACCTGCCGGGGCTGCGCGAAATGGCGATGCAGTTCATGTCGCGCGCCACGCAGGAGGAATTGCGCGACCAGCTGATCGACATGGCGCTCGACCGCGCGTGTCTTCAAGACCCGCTCCCCGACGATGACGCGAGTTTCCACGCGCGCCGCGACGAGGGTCGCAGCCGGCTCACGCTGCTTGCGCAGGAAATCGCGCGGCTCGTCGGGCAGATTCTGGCGGAATACGCCGCCGTGACCAAAAAGCTGGCGCAGGCGAAAGCCTTCGGCAACGCCTCCTCTGACATGCAGTCGCAACTCGACGCGCTCGTGACGAAGCGCTTCATCGTCGAGACGCCCTACGCGCAGCTCACGCATTTCCCGCGCTATCTCAAGGGCATCGCGCTGCGTATCGACAAGCTGCGTGCCGATCCGGCCCGCGATGCGCGTCAGTACGCCGAGTTTCAGCCGCTCTGGCAGCACTATCAGCGCGCACTTTCGCAGCGCGGCGGCGTGGCCGATCCGCGGCTCGCCGAGTTCCGCTGGCTGCTCGAAGAATTGCGCATCTCGCTCTTCGCGCAGGAGTTGCGCACGCCCATGCCGGTTTCGGTGAAGCGGCTGCACAAGGTGTGGGAGTCGATGCAGCGCTGAACGCGCTGAACACATGCTGATCGCCGTTCGCCGCAAGGCGTGCGGCCGATCGCTGGGTGCCTTGCGGCGGGGGCTGCCGCAGTGCGGTGCCTCGCGCCATGCAGGGGGCCGTGTTGTCGTCGCGCGACGCTGCCGCAATGCCGCTTCAAGGTCAACCGACGGCGCGCGCAAACGTTCTACAATCACGCCACCCCTCCGGACGGTTTTCCCTCATGCGTAATTTTTCCCTTTCCCGCGCCGCGCGTCGTTTCGCGGCGTGCATGGCGCTGGCCGCGGGCGCCGCGGGTATTGTCCCCACGCTCGCCCACGCCAATAACATCATCGTGCTCAATTCCGGCGAAGCGACGCTCAGCCTGATCGACGAAGCGACGCACCAGGTGGTCGGCACGGTGCCCACCGGCAAGGAACCGCATCACCTGATGGCCACGCCCGACAATTCGTCGCTGATCGTGGCGAATTCGGTCTCGAACAATCTGATGCTGGTCGATCCGAAAACGGGCAAGACGCAGCGTTGGCTCGAAAACATCGAAGATCCGTATCAGCTCGGGTTCTCGCCCGACCGCAAGTGGTTCGTCACCACGGGTCTGCGGCTCGACCGCATCGACATCTACGGCTACGACGGCCACAACTTCACGCTGGCGAGGCGCCTGCCGCTTGCCGTGATGCCGAGCCACATGGCGTTCACGAACGACAGCAAGACGGTGTTCATCACGTTGCAGGTATCGGGCGAACTCGCCGCCATCGACCTGCCCACGCAGACGGTGAAGTGGAAGATGAAGGTCGGCAAGGTGCCGGCCGGCCTCTGGATGACGCCCGGCGACAAGTACCTGCTCGTCGGCATGACGGGCGCCGACTACGTGGCCGTGGTGGACTGGCGCAACCAGAAGGTGGTGAAGACCATCGTGACGGGCAACGGCGCGCACAACTTCCGCTCGCTCGACGACGGCCGTCACGTCGCGGTCTCGAACCGCGTGGCGAGCACGATCAGCATCATCGACGAAGACACGCTCACCAACACCGGCGACATCACGGGTCTGCTGCCCGGTCCGGACGACATGGAGCTTTCCGCCGACAAGCGCTATTTGTGGGTCACGTTCCGGTTCGCGAAGCACGTAGGCGTGATCGACCTCACCACCCACAAGCTCGTGCAGACCATTCTCGTGGGCCGCTCGCCGCACGGCATCTACTTCTTCGACCGGGCGCCCGTGACGGCACCGAATGGAGCCTGAGGGTGCTTGATGTCGCGCGAACCTGCATGAACCTGCATCCGGACCCCTCGGGGCGGCTCCGGCGTTTCACGCGACAGCCCGGCGGCTCAACCCAGGCAGTGGAACTCCCGCGCGCGGAACGCGTCACAGCGGCGTCCCGCTGAGCGAAAACGGAAATCATGTTTCACCTGATCACTTCTTCCCTCGACAGCTTCATCTCGGCCATCCAGACGCTGCTCTACGTCGACGTCGTGCAGCCGCTGCTGTTCCGCTTCAACCTCATGGACTACGACGAGGACACTTACGACAGCCTTTACTGGGTGATCGTGGGCGTGCTGGAAGTGCTCGCGATGTACGCGGTGCTGCGTCCGCTCGAAGCGCTGCGTCCCGCCGAGAAGTGGGAGAACCGCAAGGGTGTGGGCGTGGACGTGATCTACACGTGGATCGTGCGGCTCGGGGTGATGAACCTCTTTTTCTTCTTCACGCTGCAGCCGCTTTTCGATCATTTCCAGGCGTGGCTGCGGCTGCACAACATCTCGAACATCGACTTCGATAACCTTTGGCCCGGTGTGACGACCCAGCCGCTCGTCACGTTCGCGATCTATCTCGTGGTGCTCGACTTCGCGGGCTACTGGTATCACCGCTGGGAACATCGCTTCGGCATATGGTGGGAACTGCACGCGGTGCATCACAGCCAGCGCAAGATGTCGCTCTGGTGCGACGACCGTAACC
It encodes the following:
- a CDS encoding sterol desaturase family protein, whose translation is MFHLITSSLDSFISAIQTLLYVDVVQPLLFRFNLMDYDEDTYDSLYWVIVGVLEVLAMYAVLRPLEALRPAEKWENRKGVGVDVIYTWIVRLGVMNLFFFFTLQPLFDHFQAWLRLHNISNIDFDNLWPGVTTQPLVTFAIYLVVLDFAGYWYHRWEHRFGIWWELHAVHHSQRKMSLWCDDRNHLVDDLLQACFFALIALAIGVPPVQFVVLVALTNFAQSVQHANIRIDFGRVLERVIVSPSFHRRHHAIGYGHEGLAYGCNFGVLFPWWDMLFGSASWNRAIEPTGIRAQLEGERYGDGFFEQHWLAFVRIARRLALRRASSRDGAAV